A part of Streptomyces sp. NBC_01451 genomic DNA contains:
- a CDS encoding TetR family transcriptional regulator yields the protein MPADAKVEAHTARPSSPSGPASRSGAASGSVATSGSGATSGSGATSGSGSPAAALPPSAPLTERQQARRRRILHASAQLASRGGFDAVQMREVAESSQVALGTLYRYFPSKVHLLVATMQDQLEHMHGTLRKKPPTGETAAERVAETLMRAFRALQREPHLADAMVRALTFADRSVSPEVDQVSRQTTAIILDSMGLGDPGRGHPTPEQLSAVRVIEHTWHSALITWLSGRASIAQVKIDIETVCRLIDLTDPSGEPGGR from the coding sequence ATGCCTGCCGACGCGAAGGTGGAAGCACACACGGCGCGACCGAGTTCGCCGTCCGGTCCGGCGTCCCGGTCCGGGGCGGCATCGGGTTCCGTGGCCACGTCCGGTTCCGGGGCCACGTCCGGTTCCGGGGCCACGTCCGGTTCCGGTTCGCCGGCTGCCGCGCTGCCGCCGTCCGCTCCGCTCACCGAGCGGCAGCAGGCCCGGCGGCGGCGGATCCTGCACGCGAGCGCGCAGTTGGCGAGCCGGGGCGGGTTCGACGCGGTGCAGATGCGGGAGGTCGCGGAGTCCTCGCAGGTCGCGCTCGGCACGCTCTACCGGTACTTCCCGTCCAAGGTCCATCTGCTGGTCGCCACCATGCAGGACCAGCTGGAACACATGCACGGCACACTGCGCAAGAAGCCGCCGACGGGTGAGACGGCCGCGGAGCGGGTCGCGGAGACCCTGATGCGCGCCTTCCGCGCGCTCCAGCGTGAGCCGCATCTGGCGGACGCGATGGTGCGGGCGCTGACGTTCGCGGACCGCAGTGTCTCGCCGGAGGTCGACCAGGTCTCCCGTCAGACGACGGCGATCATCCTGGACTCGATGGGGCTGGGCGACCCGGGCCGGGGGCACCCGACGCCCGAGCAGCTCTCGGCGGTCCGCGTCATCGAGCACACCTGGCACTCGGCGCTGATCACCTGGCTGTCGGGCCGCGCCTCGATCGCCCAGGTGAAGATCGACATCGAGACGGTGTGCCGGCTGATCGACCTGACGGATCCCTCCGGGGAGCCGGGCGGGCGGTGA
- a CDS encoding ferredoxin, producing MGDRWHVEVDRSLCIGSAQCVHRAPDGFRLDTGMQSHPVEPDTDANEKVLAAAENCPVEAIMITLLGGGEPVFPPEE from the coding sequence ATGGGCGACCGCTGGCACGTGGAGGTCGACCGCTCGCTGTGCATCGGCTCGGCCCAGTGCGTCCACCGGGCACCGGACGGGTTCCGCCTCGACACGGGGATGCAGTCCCACCCCGTCGAACCGGACACGGACGCCAACGAGAAGGTCCTGGCGGCGGCGGAGAACTGTCCGGTGGAGGCGATCATGATCACGCTGCTGGGAGGTGGGGAGCCGGTCTTTCCGCCGGAGGAGTAG